The Candidatus Paceibacterota bacterium genome includes a window with the following:
- the atpB gene encoding F0F1 ATP synthase subunit A, producing MQLFRTILVMWLLAGSTLPVPGAEPATATPADGVGAQAGAVQHEAHGLPPDAPRLGANRTSFISNSMVVTWTVAIGLIVFTRWATRKMQLAPTGAQNFLEWLVESLHDFLEGIIGAKLVKRTFWFFATVFIFILFTNWFGLLPGVGTIGWGVSGEHGFQVQTPLLRGGNADLNMTFAMAMIFFFCWIVWALQSVGVKGMFLDLFGPKGDTVGVLKYLMIFVFFLVGFLEVLSILFRPISLSFRLYGNIFAGENMLEAMARLVPGLGWLLPVPFYFMELLVGIVQALVFMLLTAVFTMLICVHEEEPGGAGH from the coding sequence ATGCAGTTGTTCAGAACTATTCTAGTCATGTGGCTGCTGGCAGGCTCGACCCTGCCAGTGCCAGGCGCCGAACCCGCGACCGCGACTCCAGCGGACGGGGTTGGAGCGCAGGCTGGGGCCGTCCAACATGAAGCGCACGGCCTGCCCCCGGATGCTCCAAGATTAGGCGCCAACCGGACTTCCTTCATCAGCAACTCAATGGTGGTGACCTGGACGGTGGCGATCGGCCTGATCGTCTTCACGCGCTGGGCCACTCGGAAGATGCAGCTTGCCCCCACGGGTGCGCAGAACTTCCTGGAGTGGCTGGTGGAGTCACTGCACGATTTCCTGGAGGGCATCATTGGCGCGAAGCTGGTGAAGAGGACGTTCTGGTTCTTCGCCACGGTGTTTATCTTCATCCTGTTTACCAACTGGTTCGGACTGCTGCCGGGGGTGGGCACCATCGGTTGGGGCGTCTCGGGCGAGCATGGATTCCAAGTGCAGACACCCCTGCTGCGGGGCGGCAACGCCGACCTGAACATGACGTTCGCGATGGCGATGATCTTCTTCTTCTGTTGGATCGTCTGGGCCTTGCAGTCTGTCGGGGTCAAAGGGATGTTCCTGGATCTGTTTGGTCCCAAAGGGGATACCGTTGGCGTCTTGAAGTATCTAATGATCTTTGTGTTCTTCCTGGTCGGCTTCCTGGAAGTGCTGTCCATCCTGTTCCGGCCGATCTCGCTGAGCTTTCGTCTCTACGGCAACATTTTTGCCGGCGAGAACATGCTCGAGGCGATGGCGAGGCTTGTGCCCGGCCTGGGCTGGCTGCTGCCGGTGCCATTCTATTTCATGGAACTGCTGGTCGGCATAGTGCAGGCGCTGGTGTTCATGCTGCTGACGGCCGTGTTCACGATGCTGATCTGCGTGCACGAGGAAGAGCCGGGAGGGGCCGGACACTGA
- a CDS encoding ATP synthase F0 subunit C: MMPMLAEGLAGNIHVGLAALGAAIGVGFIGMKASEAVGRNPGASTKILVQAILAIAFAEAIVFYAIFLVK, translated from the coding sequence ATGATGCCAATGTTGGCAGAGGGACTGGCGGGAAATATTCACGTCGGCCTGGCGGCGCTCGGCGCCGCTATCGGCGTGGGATTCATCGGCATGAAGGCCTCTGAAGCCGTGGGACGGAATCCCGGGGCTTCGACCAAGATCCTGGTGCAGGCGATCCTGGCGATCGCCTTTGCGGAAGCCATCGTGTTCTACGCCATCTTCCTGGTGAAGTGA
- the atpF gene encoding F0F1 ATP synthase subunit B: MQSPVLFGSIGGDLGQMAQDTAVRFGVDLPHFIAQCVSFGIVAFLLHRYAYKPILTVLAERKRRIQESLENAEKVKRDLANAQAKTHEMLVQAGQESARMIEEARAAAAKVQEQETQKAIASAQAIVDKARQATEAEHARMLAELRREIGRLVVATTGKVTGKVLTLDDQKRLAEETNRELAA; the protein is encoded by the coding sequence ATGCAATCGCCCGTTCTATTCGGAAGCATCGGCGGTGACCTTGGCCAGATGGCGCAAGACACCGCGGTGCGGTTTGGTGTGGACCTGCCGCACTTCATCGCCCAGTGCGTCAGCTTCGGCATCGTCGCCTTTCTGCTTCACCGGTACGCCTACAAGCCGATCCTGACCGTGCTGGCCGAGCGCAAGCGACGCATCCAGGAAAGCCTGGAGAACGCCGAGAAGGTCAAACGGGATTTGGCCAATGCGCAGGCCAAGACTCACGAGATGCTGGTGCAGGCCGGTCAGGAGTCGGCCCGGATGATCGAGGAGGCCCGCGCCGCCGCCGCCAAAGTGCAGGAGCAGGAAACGCAGAAGGCCATTGCCAGCGCCCAGGCCATTGTAGATAAGGCCCGACAAGCGACCGAGGCGGAGCACGCCCGGATGCTGGCCGAGTTGCGCCGCGAGATCGGCCGGTTGGTGGTCGCGACGACGGGGAAGGTGACCGGGAAGGTGCTGACGCTCGATGATCAGAAGCGTTTGGCGGAGGAGACCAACCGGGAACTGGCCGCCTGA
- a CDS encoding F0F1 ATP synthase subunit delta: MKTSKQARRDAKELFYSCRVDGLLDEAKVRQVVQRIIAAKPRGYFAILSHFQRLVRLDLHRRTARVESAVPLAEPQQAAIRTNLARRYGNGLIFAFSQNPGLIGGLRVQVGSDVFDGSVQARLARLEYSF, from the coding sequence ATGAAGACCTCCAAACAAGCCCGCCGCGATGCGAAAGAGCTGTTTTATTCGTGCCGCGTGGACGGATTGCTGGACGAGGCCAAGGTTCGCCAGGTCGTGCAACGGATTATCGCCGCCAAGCCGCGCGGCTACTTCGCTATTCTCAGCCATTTCCAGCGGCTGGTGAGACTGGACCTCCACCGCCGCACTGCCCGCGTCGAGAGCGCCGTGCCGTTGGCTGAGCCGCAGCAGGCAGCCATCCGGACTAACCTGGCGCGCCGCTACGGCAACGGCTTGATCTTCGCTTTCAGCCAGAATCCCGGCCTCATTGGCGGCCTGCGGGTGCAGGTCGGCAGCGATGTCTTCGACGGCAGCGTGCAGGCCAGGTTAGCCAGGCTTGAATACAGCTTTTAG
- the atpA gene encoding F0F1 ATP synthase subunit alpha, whose amino-acid sequence MSSILQEIESQIAGVKTAVMKQNVGVVREIGDGVAKVEGLADAMYNEMLDFGGGVTGLVLNLEETEVGAIVLGDYTDIKEGQEVRTTGKVLQVPVGMELLGRVVNTLGQPVDDKGPIQTKSTYPVEKIAPGIIRRKSVSQPVQTGIMAIDAMIPIGRGQRELIIGDRSTGKSTICIDTIISNARLNKAAQAAGDKTYRPLYSIYVAIGQKQSNVANVIRVLEETGALPYTIVVVASASDSATNQYLAPFAGCAMGEWFMDNGMDALIIYDDLSKHAVAYRQVSLVLKRPSGREAYPGDVFYLHSRLLERAARLSEKYGNGSLTALPIIETQAGDVSAYIPTNVISITDGQIFLETDLFYQGVRPAISVGISVSRVGSAAQVKAMKQVAGRLKGELAQFRELAAFAQFGSDLDAKTQAQIERGRRIMEVFKQPPYNPIPVEVQVAVLWMAQNGFTDDVPVEKVKDFQNRLTEFLTTRRAELLARIRQEKALSDALTAEVKAAATEFKQTYK is encoded by the coding sequence ATGAGTTCAATCCTGCAGGAAATCGAAAGTCAGATTGCCGGGGTAAAAACCGCGGTGATGAAACAAAATGTCGGCGTTGTCCGCGAGATCGGCGACGGTGTGGCCAAGGTGGAAGGCCTGGCCGACGCGATGTACAACGAGATGCTGGACTTTGGTGGAGGTGTTACGGGCCTGGTGCTGAATCTGGAAGAGACCGAGGTCGGCGCCATTGTTTTGGGTGATTATACCGACATCAAAGAGGGTCAGGAGGTGCGGACTACCGGCAAGGTGTTGCAGGTGCCCGTCGGCATGGAACTGCTGGGCCGGGTGGTCAACACCCTTGGCCAGCCGGTGGACGACAAGGGGCCGATTCAAACGAAGAGCACCTACCCGGTGGAGAAGATTGCGCCGGGGATCATCCGCCGCAAGTCGGTCAGCCAGCCTGTGCAGACGGGCATCATGGCAATTGACGCCATGATCCCGATTGGCCGCGGCCAGCGCGAGCTGATCATTGGTGACCGTTCCACCGGCAAATCCACCATTTGCATAGACACCATCATCAGCAACGCACGCCTCAACAAGGCCGCCCAGGCGGCGGGCGACAAGACTTACCGCCCCCTTTACTCGATCTACGTTGCGATCGGCCAAAAGCAATCCAACGTCGCCAATGTGATCCGCGTCCTCGAAGAAACCGGGGCGCTGCCTTACACGATTGTCGTCGTGGCGTCGGCTTCCGACTCGGCCACCAACCAGTACCTCGCGCCGTTCGCCGGCTGCGCGATGGGCGAGTGGTTTATGGACAACGGGATGGACGCTTTGATCATCTATGACGACCTGTCCAAGCACGCGGTCGCCTACCGCCAGGTCTCGCTGGTGCTCAAGCGTCCGTCCGGCCGGGAGGCCTATCCGGGGGATGTGTTCTACCTCCACAGCCGGTTGCTGGAGCGCGCCGCCCGGCTGAGTGAAAAATACGGCAACGGATCGCTGACCGCGCTGCCGATCATCGAGACCCAGGCCGGCGACGTTTCCGCCTACATTCCCACCAACGTCATTTCGATCACCGATGGCCAGATCTTCCTCGAGACGGACCTTTTCTACCAGGGCGTGCGACCGGCCATTTCGGTGGGCATTTCGGTCTCGCGCGTGGGGTCGGCCGCGCAGGTTAAGGCGATGAAGCAGGTCGCCGGGCGCCTAAAGGGTGAACTCGCCCAATTCCGTGAATTGGCCGCCTTCGCGCAATTTGGCTCCGATCTGGATGCCAAGACCCAGGCCCAGATTGAGCGCGGCCGGCGCATCATGGAGGTTTTCAAACAGCCGCCTTACAATCCCATCCCCGTCGAGGTGCAGGTGGCGGTCCTCTGGATGGCCCAGAACGGCTTCACCGACGACGTGCCGGTGGAGAAGGTGAAAGACTTCCAGAACAGGCTGACGGAGTTCCTGACGACCCGGCGGGCGGAACTACTGGCCAGGATCCGGCAGGAAAAGGCGCTCAGCGACGCATTGACGGCCGAAGTGAAGGCGGCTGCCACGGAGTTCAAACAGACTTACAAGTGA
- the atpG gene encoding ATP synthase F1 subunit gamma, with protein sequence MPSTRDIRRRIKSVKSTAQITKAMQMVASSKMLKAQQGAVNFRPFAAMGGELMGYLTQDTSDYRHPLMETREVRKRAVILVGTDKGLCGALNSNLFREASKCETATTQFIAVGKKAAQFVARTRRKLIAEFTYHDTPTYGECQTISKFAQNLFLKGEADVVDVLYTRFINTLQQRPDARTLLPMRTAESLLSEARGEAEPPSAERPRFNFLFEPDPVTVMDRLVLYFLDFRVAQLLLEAKASEHSARMVAMKNATDNANQLVKQLTLDYNKMRQASITKELLEIASAAMALG encoded by the coding sequence ATGCCCAGCACCCGCGACATCCGCCGCCGCATCAAGTCGGTCAAAAGCACGGCCCAGATTACCAAGGCCATGCAGATGGTGGCATCGTCAAAGATGCTCAAAGCGCAGCAGGGCGCTGTCAATTTCCGGCCCTTCGCCGCGATGGGCGGCGAACTGATGGGCTACTTGACCCAGGATACGAGCGACTATCGGCATCCGCTGATGGAAACGCGAGAGGTGCGCAAGCGAGCGGTGATCCTGGTCGGCACCGACAAGGGCCTGTGCGGCGCGCTTAACTCGAATCTGTTCCGCGAGGCGTCGAAGTGCGAAACGGCGACCACCCAGTTCATCGCCGTCGGAAAGAAGGCCGCGCAGTTTGTCGCCCGCACCCGGCGGAAGCTGATCGCCGAGTTTACCTACCACGACACCCCGACCTATGGCGAGTGCCAGACGATTTCCAAGTTCGCGCAGAATCTGTTTCTCAAGGGCGAAGCCGATGTCGTGGACGTGCTCTACACACGCTTCATCAACACGCTACAGCAGCGGCCCGACGCGCGCACGCTCCTGCCCATGCGCACGGCCGAAAGCCTTCTGAGCGAGGCGCGTGGCGAAGCGGAGCCGCCGTCGGCGGAACGGCCGCGTTTTAACTTTCTGTTCGAACCGGACCCGGTGACGGTGATGGACCGGTTAGTGCTTTACTTCCTGGATTTTCGCGTGGCGCAATTGCTGCTGGAGGCGAAAGCCAGCGAGCACAGCGCCCGCATGGTGGCCATGAAGAACGCCACCGACAACGCCAACCAACTGGTCAAGCAGCTCACGCTGGACTACAACAAGATGCGCCAGGCCAGCATCACGAAGGAATTGCTGGAAATCGCCAGCGCCGCCATGGCCCTTGGGTAA
- the atpD gene encoding F0F1 ATP synthase subunit beta produces MNKGKIVQVIGPVVDVEFPDQLPAIYNALTVEYDLPLQGKTKLTLEVQQHLGDRWVRTVAMSTTDGLKRGMEALDSGQPISMPVGDCVMGRVFDVTGNPVDERGQIVAEKYCPIHRAAPTLTDQSTTPQILTTGIKVIDLICPFLKGGKVGAFGGAGVGKTVVIMELINNIAKLHGGVSVFAGVGERTREGNDLYTEMSEAGVINQKDLAKSKIALVYGQMNEPPGARLRVGLSGLAITEYFRDDKNQDVLLFIDNIFRFSQAGSEVSALLGRTPSAVGYQPTLAAEMGDLQERITSTKKGSITSFQAVYVPADDLTDPAPATTFAHLDATIVLERSIMELGIFPAVDPLSSTSRALAPEIVGQEHYEVARGVQKVLQRYKDLQDIIAILGMDELSPEDKQTVFRARKIQRFLSQPFSVAEVFTGRPGKQVPVAETVKGFKEILDGKHDEVTEGNFYMKGRIEEIKEAEG; encoded by the coding sequence ATGAATAAAGGCAAAATCGTTCAAGTCATCGGCCCGGTGGTGGACGTCGAGTTCCCCGATCAACTCCCCGCCATCTACAACGCTCTGACCGTCGAATACGACCTCCCGCTCCAGGGCAAGACAAAGCTGACGCTCGAAGTCCAGCAACACCTCGGCGACCGCTGGGTCCGGACCGTTGCCATGTCCACCACCGACGGCCTGAAGCGCGGCATGGAGGCGCTCGACTCCGGTCAGCCCATTTCGATGCCCGTAGGCGACTGCGTCATGGGCCGCGTGTTTGATGTGACCGGCAATCCCGTGGACGAGCGCGGACAGATCGTGGCCGAAAAATACTGCCCCATTCACCGCGCCGCCCCGACGCTGACTGACCAATCCACCACCCCGCAGATCCTGACCACCGGCATCAAGGTCATTGACCTCATTTGTCCATTCTTGAAGGGCGGCAAAGTCGGCGCGTTTGGCGGAGCTGGCGTGGGCAAGACCGTCGTGATCATGGAATTGATCAACAACATCGCCAAGTTGCACGGCGGCGTCTCGGTTTTCGCCGGCGTAGGCGAGCGCACCCGCGAGGGCAACGACCTCTACACCGAAATGTCGGAAGCCGGCGTCATCAACCAGAAAGACCTGGCCAAGTCCAAGATCGCCTTGGTATACGGGCAGATGAACGAGCCGCCGGGCGCGCGGTTGCGCGTCGGTCTGTCGGGGCTGGCGATCACCGAGTACTTCCGCGATGACAAGAACCAGGACGTATTGCTGTTCATTGACAACATCTTCCGTTTCTCGCAGGCCGGCTCTGAAGTGTCCGCCCTGCTTGGGCGCACCCCCAGCGCCGTCGGTTATCAGCCGACGCTGGCTGCCGAGATGGGCGATTTGCAGGAGCGCATCACCTCCACCAAGAAGGGCTCCATCACCAGCTTCCAGGCGGTCTATGTGCCGGCGGACGACCTGACGGATCCCGCGCCTGCCACCACCTTTGCGCACCTCGACGCCACCATCGTGCTGGAGCGCTCGATCATGGAGTTGGGCATTTTCCCGGCGGTGGATCCCCTATCCTCGACCTCGCGCGCGCTGGCGCCCGAGATCGTCGGCCAGGAACACTACGAAGTCGCCCGCGGTGTCCAGAAGGTGCTCCAGCGCTACAAGGACCTTCAGGACATTATCGCCATCCTCGGCATGGACGAGCTTTCGCCCGAGGACAAGCAGACAGTCTTCCGTGCGCGCAAAATCCAGCGTTTCCTGAGCCAGCCTTTCTCGGTCGCGGAAGTCTTCACCGGCCGGCCCGGCAAGCAGGTGCCGGTGGCTGAAACCGTCAAAGGTTTCAAGGAAATCCTCGACGGCAAGCACGACGAGGTTACCGAGGGCAACTTCTACATGAAGGGCCGGATCGAGGAGATCAAAGAAGCGGAGGGTTGA
- the atpC gene encoding ATP synthase F1 subunit epsilon, translated as MSSTLKLEVTTPGGRVYSQNVDMVTLPGQEGEMGILPMHAPLMTLLGEGEIIARRGNIEDRLLVTRGCAAITPDRVAVLTVFATDEAAIDAKKAEAARARAEARLKEKISPEEVALVQASLTHSLAQLRLKHHRPPGQH; from the coding sequence ATGAGTTCCACCTTAAAACTCGAAGTCACCACCCCTGGCGGGCGGGTCTATTCCCAAAACGTGGACATGGTCACGCTGCCCGGGCAGGAGGGTGAGATGGGTATTCTGCCGATGCACGCCCCATTGATGACGTTGCTGGGCGAGGGGGAAATCATCGCCCGGCGGGGGAATATCGAAGACCGCCTCCTCGTCACTAGGGGATGCGCCGCGATCACGCCTGACCGCGTCGCGGTGCTCACTGTCTTCGCGACCGACGAAGCCGCGATTGACGCCAAGAAGGCCGAAGCGGCCCGCGCTCGCGCCGAGGCCCGTCTCAAGGAGAAGATCTCGCCTGAGGAGGTCGCCCTGGTGCAGGCATCGCTCACCCATTCGCTGGCTCAGTTGCGGCTGAAACACCACCGCCCTCCGGGCCAGCATTAG